One segment of Anguilla anguilla isolate fAngAng1 chromosome 1, fAngAng1.pri, whole genome shotgun sequence DNA contains the following:
- the LOC118224790 gene encoding 5'-3' exonuclease PLD4, which produces MSSPYKDLHDDYVPNRWSSSRLVALATIVGCLIVLGLLAYFPLMEGWRGFKVSPGFGDHEEARIEGNKLSRPVNDEQARLVLTESIPLYLKYEANATFGTPLYEAWKDLLVMATERVDVASFYWSLTGDDITVNSSTDLPGRDILKHFEDLPLRNVSVRVATSIPTVAPNSTDLQILKHKGVHVKKVDFGRLTKGILHTKLWIIDMKHIYIGSANMDWRALTQVKELGVVIYNCSQMAEDLHKIFKSYWVLGHHNASIPDPWPSDFDTTINKEHPLLVNISGIPSRVYITGSPPSFCPAGRTRDLDAILSVIEGAEHFIDVAVMEYFPTSRFTRPKSYWPIIENALKQSAFERHVPIRLLVSCGRDTDPAMLPFLLSLSDLNLPAENISIEVKLFIVPVGNQSDIPYSRVNHNKYMVTDKVAYIGTSNWSADYFNTTAGVALVVSQDAPHPSLVEQMLQMQLRGTFERDWNSQFAVALSDLGHQPDCAFSERL; this is translated from the exons atgtccTCACCATATAAGGATTTGCATGACGATTACGTTCCTAATCGATGG AGCTCCAGTAGGCTTGTAGCTTTAGCCACTATCGTTGGCTGTTTGATTGTATTAGGTTTACTTGCCTATTTCCCTCtaatggagggatggagaggatTTAAAGTAAGCCCAGGATTTGGAGACCATGAAGAAGCCAGGATCGAGGGGAATAAATTGAGTCGTCCTGTGAATGATGAGCAGGCCAG GTTGGTTCTTACTGAGAGCATACCACTTTATTTGAAGTATGAAGCTAATGCCACCTTTGGGACACCCCTGTACGAGGCTTGGAAAGACCTCCTGGTCATGGCTACAGAGAGGGTCGATGTAGCCTCTTTCTACTGGTCCCTTACTGGTGATGACATCACGGTCAACTCTTCTACTGACTTACCT GGAAGggatatactgaagcattttGAGGACCTGCCACTGAGGAACGTGTCCGTACGCGTGGCCACCAGCATTCCCACTGTGGCACCAAACTCCACAGATCTGCAGATTCTCAAGCATAAAG GGGTCCATGTAAAGAAGGTGGATTTTGGGCGTTTAACAAAGGGTATACTTCACACCAAACTATGGATCATAGACatgaaacatatttacattGGAAGTGCAAACATGGACTGGAGAGCATTAACACAG GTGAAAGAACTTGGAGTGGTCATATACAACTGCTCCCAAATGGCCGAGGATCTCCATAAGATTTTCAAGTCATACTGGGTGCTTGGCCATCACAATGCCTCCATCCCAGACCCCTGGCCCTCTGATTTTGACACGACCATCAACAAagagcaccccctgctggtgaatATAAGTGGTATCCCCAGCAGGGTCTACATCACT ggctctcctccctctttctgccCTGCCGGTAGAACTAGAGATTTAGATGCCATTCTTTCTGTAATCGAGGGGGCAGAGCATTTCATTGATGTGGCTGTCATGGAGTACTTCCCCACATCTCGTTTTACTCGCCCCAAAAG ctACTGGCCAATCATTGAGAATGCACTGAAGCAGTCAGCTTTTGAGCGACATGTTCCAATCCGCCTCTTGGTCAGCTGTGGAAGAGATACAGACCCAGCCATGTTGCCCTTCCTGCTGTCCCTCAGTGACCTGAACCTGCCCGCTGAGAACATCAGCATTGAAGTG AAACTCTTCATAGTGCCAGTGGGGAACCAATCGGATATCCCCTACTCCAGAGTGAATCACAATAAATATATGGTTACAGATAAAGTGGCATATATTG GAACGTCCAACTGGTCTGCTGACTACTTCAACACAACAGCAGGGGTGGCGCTTGTGGTCTCCCAGGATGCACCTCACCCAAGCTTGGTGGAGCAGATGCTTCAGATGCAGCTGAGAGGGACATTTGAACGGGACTGGAACTCTCAATTCGCTGTAGCTCTCTCTGACCTGGGCCATCAGCCTGACTGTGCATTCTCTGAAAGATTGTGA
- the srp14 gene encoding signal recognition particle 14 kDa protein has protein sequence MVLLENDSFLTELTRLFQKCRTTGSVYITLKKYDGRTKPTPRKGNPETFEPVDNKCLIRASDGKKKISTVVSSKEVNKFQMAYSNLLRAHMDGLKKKDKKSKSKKTKATQ, from the exons ATGGTGCTTCTCGAGAATGACTCG ttTTTGACAGAGCTGACACGCCTGTTTCAAAAATGCAGGACAACTGGAAGTGTTTACATCACATTAAAGAAAT ATGATGGGAGAACCAAACCAACGCCTAGGAAAGGCAACCCAGAGACTTTCGAACCCGTTGACAACAAATGTCTTATCCGTGCCTCAGATGGAAAGAAGAAAATTAGCACAGTG GTCAGTAGCAAAGAAGTAAATAAATTCCAGATG GCCTACTCCAATCTGCTTAGGGCGCACATGGATGGCTTGAAGAAGAAGGACAAGAAGAGCAAAAGTAAAAAGACCAAAGCGACCCAGTGA